The following are encoded in a window of Diorhabda sublineata isolate icDioSubl1.1 chromosome 5, icDioSubl1.1, whole genome shotgun sequence genomic DNA:
- the LOC130443765 gene encoding coiled-coil domain-containing protein 86 isoform X1, which yields MVKSKQTVSNEPKATKVDFSEPKLYFRKLIKESHSTVPRGKPKSGRIWKSERKKFSSVIKTRGIKSSFEKKQELRQKLKQIKELSNAIKAEKEEEKEKKKERRRANLKRQEENRLKSEVVQVITNTKKLKKAKKKHLRNIEKRDTTVVSK from the exons ATGGTTAAATCAAAGCAAACAGTGTCAAATGAACCGAAAGCCACGAAGGTTGATTTTAGTGAACCAAA ACTTTATTttaggaaattaataaaagaatcACATTCCACAGTACCAAGAGGAAAACCAAAATCCGGTAGAATTTGGAAGTCTGAACGAAAGAAATTCTCGTCTGTAATAAAAACAAGAGGTATCAAAAGCTCATTTGAGAAAAAACAGGAATTGAGGCAAaagttgaaacaaataaaagaattgTCAAATGCTATAAAAGCAGAAAAAGAGgaagagaaagaaaagaaaaaagaaagaaggaGAGCTAATTTGAAACGTCAAGAAGAAAACAGATTGAAATCTGAAGTTGTACAAGTAATTACTAAtacaaagaaattgaagaaggCCAAAAAGAAACacttgagaaatattgaaaagagGGATACCACAGTTGTATCAAAGTAA
- the LOC130443765 gene encoding coiled-coil domain-containing protein 86 isoform X2 yields the protein MVKSKQTVSNEPKATKVDFSEPKKLIKESHSTVPRGKPKSGRIWKSERKKFSSVIKTRGIKSSFEKKQELRQKLKQIKELSNAIKAEKEEEKEKKKERRRANLKRQEENRLKSEVVQVITNTKKLKKAKKKHLRNIEKRDTTVVSK from the exons ATGGTTAAATCAAAGCAAACAGTGTCAAATGAACCGAAAGCCACGAAGGTTGATTTTAGTGAACCAAA gaaattaataaaagaatcACATTCCACAGTACCAAGAGGAAAACCAAAATCCGGTAGAATTTGGAAGTCTGAACGAAAGAAATTCTCGTCTGTAATAAAAACAAGAGGTATCAAAAGCTCATTTGAGAAAAAACAGGAATTGAGGCAAaagttgaaacaaataaaagaattgTCAAATGCTATAAAAGCAGAAAAAGAGgaagagaaagaaaagaaaaaagaaagaaggaGAGCTAATTTGAAACGTCAAGAAGAAAACAGATTGAAATCTGAAGTTGTACAAGTAATTACTAAtacaaagaaattgaagaaggCCAAAAAGAAACacttgagaaatattgaaaagagGGATACCACAGTTGTATCAAAGTAA
- the LOC130443762 gene encoding XK-related protein 7-like isoform X4: MTILYQTKMCSSDRDEIDRIPSRDRATNWDVAGFVFSIFSHIADVFFDCNVAYRYYASKHLSYFFATLSFIIIPAIINTAFSVRMYVLDHENVNRGSNLTKKFTRKRLCIIFILIFQLAPILRYFDALKYALKSQKAEKNKDVENQRKYYEMMAKEDSDVALLRVLECFLEAAPQLILQLAIIFHSKGKEMEGDTFTIIHQLLSIGSSFVSMAWSMASYQRLLRVSLRTKNNISWSGTIVQFMWHFLVTVSRILCISVIASIYPTETIVVIIGHWFVMTLWLACTSAKNNFCDHNSLYDFLFYCILGAVYIFTHVVLEFSHKGQSMDVKHTT, translated from the exons ATGACCATCTTATATCAAACTAAGATGTGCAGTTCTGATAGAGATGAAATAGATAGGATACCATCAAGAGATAGAGCTACAAATTGGGATGTTGCAGGTTTTGTTTTTTCCATATTCAGTCACATAGCTGATGTATTTTTCGATTGCAATGTAGCATATAGGTATTATGCTAGtaaacatttatcatatttctttGCTACATTATCTTTTATCATAATACCAGCAATAATAAATACTGCATTCAGTGTTCGAATGTATGTACTAGATCATGAAAATGTCAACAGAGGAAGTAATCTAACAAAGAAATTTACCAGGAAAAGGCTgtgtatcatttttattttgatttttcaattagCACCGATTCTAAGATATTTTGATGCCTTGAAATATGCTTTAAAATCTCAGAAGGCTGAAAAAAACAAAGATGTAGAAAACCAAAggaaatattatgaaatgatGGCTAAAGAAGATTCAGATGTAGCATTGTTAAGAGTTCTGGAATGTTTTTTAGAAGCTGCACCTCAGCTTATTCTTCAGTTAGCAATTATATTCCACAGTAAAGGAAAGGAGATGGAAGGTGATACCTTTACAA TAATTCATCAATTGTTATCCATTGGCAGTTCGTTTGTTAGTATGGCGTGGTCAATGGCCTCTTACCAAAGACTTCTACGTGTTTCactaagaacaaaaaataatatctcgTGGTCAGGTACCATTGTGCAATTTATGTGGCATTTTTTAGTTACTG tttcgAGAATTCTTTGCATTAGTGTGATAGCCTCCATATATCCAACAGAAACAATTGTTGTTATTATTGGTCATTGGTTCGTTATGACGTTATGGCTAGCCTGTACAagtgcaaaaaataatttctgtgaTCATAATTCTCTCTACGATTTCCTGTTCTATTGTATTTTAGGAGCAGTTTATATCTTCACCCACGTTGTGCTG
- the LOC130443762 gene encoding XK-related protein 6-like isoform X1, which yields MTILYQTKMCSSDRDEIDRIPSRDRATNWDVAGFVFSIFSHIADVFFDCNVAYRYYASKHLSYFFATLSFIIIPAIINTAFSVRMYVLDHENVNRGSNLTKKFTRKRLCIIFILIFQLAPILRYFDALKYALKSQKAEKNKDVENQRKYYEMMAKEDSDVALLRVLECFLEAAPQLILQLAIIFHSKGKEMEGDTFTIIHQLLSIGSSFVSMAWSMASYQRLLRVSLRTKNNISWSGTIVQFMWHFLVTVSRILCISVIASIYPTETIVVIIGHWFVMTLWLACTSAKNNFCDHNSLYDFLFYCILGAVYIFTHVVLVEGRTFLKYVIFYCVLFAENTIANVVWIISADEAVREKVYYLPIILLNVIPFFLGIVFMVLYYKVFHPSLSTGYNRQQAAAAVAATT from the exons ATGACCATCTTATATCAAACTAAGATGTGCAGTTCTGATAGAGATGAAATAGATAGGATACCATCAAGAGATAGAGCTACAAATTGGGATGTTGCAGGTTTTGTTTTTTCCATATTCAGTCACATAGCTGATGTATTTTTCGATTGCAATGTAGCATATAGGTATTATGCTAGtaaacatttatcatatttctttGCTACATTATCTTTTATCATAATACCAGCAATAATAAATACTGCATTCAGTGTTCGAATGTATGTACTAGATCATGAAAATGTCAACAGAGGAAGTAATCTAACAAAGAAATTTACCAGGAAAAGGCTgtgtatcatttttattttgatttttcaattagCACCGATTCTAAGATATTTTGATGCCTTGAAATATGCTTTAAAATCTCAGAAGGCTGAAAAAAACAAAGATGTAGAAAACCAAAggaaatattatgaaatgatGGCTAAAGAAGATTCAGATGTAGCATTGTTAAGAGTTCTGGAATGTTTTTTAGAAGCTGCACCTCAGCTTATTCTTCAGTTAGCAATTATATTCCACAGTAAAGGAAAGGAGATGGAAGGTGATACCTTTACAA TAATTCATCAATTGTTATCCATTGGCAGTTCGTTTGTTAGTATGGCGTGGTCAATGGCCTCTTACCAAAGACTTCTACGTGTTTCactaagaacaaaaaataatatctcgTGGTCAGGTACCATTGTGCAATTTATGTGGCATTTTTTAGTTACTG tttcgAGAATTCTTTGCATTAGTGTGATAGCCTCCATATATCCAACAGAAACAATTGTTGTTATTATTGGTCATTGGTTCGTTATGACGTTATGGCTAGCCTGTACAagtgcaaaaaataatttctgtgaTCATAATTCTCTCTACGATTTCCTGTTCTATTGTATTTTAGGAGCAGTTTATATCTTCACCCACGTTGTGCTG GTTGAAGGTCGAACTTTCCTTAAGTACGTAATTTTCTATTGTGTACTATTCGCTGAAAACACAATAGCCAACGTGGTATGGATAATATCTGCAGACGAAGCTGTGAgagaaaaagtatattatttacCTATCATTTTATTGAATGTTATCCCCTTTTTCTTGGGAATTGTTTTTATGGTGTTGTACTATAAAGTATTTCATCCCAGTTTAAGTACAGGATATAACAGGCAACAAGCTGCTGCGGCCGTAGCAGCAACTAcctaa